One region of Bacteroidota bacterium genomic DNA includes:
- a CDS encoding methylglyoxal synthase yields the protein MKKTIALIAHNSRKNDLLNWAKVNLALLREQNLIGTSNTSKLINDMLDLDVKPFGHGPSGGDILLAAKILQGEVDKVIFFIDAETPHGHEHDIQTLIRTAVINNIPIALNRASADLIVQFLE from the coding sequence ATGAAAAAAACCATTGCATTAATTGCCCACAACAGCCGAAAAAACGATCTTTTAAATTGGGCAAAAGTTAATTTAGCCCTACTTCGGGAACAAAATTTAATTGGGACAAGTAATACTTCAAAACTAATTAATGATATGCTGGATCTTGATGTTAAACCATTCGGCCATGGGCCAAGTGGCGGAGATATTTTGCTGGCGGCCAAAATTTTACAGGGAGAAGTAGATAAAGTGATTTTCTTTATAGATGCTGAAACCCCTCATGGGCATGAGCATGACATTCAGACCCTTATTCGTACTGCTGTAATCAATAATATACCAATTGCCTTAAACAGGGCTTCTGCTGATTTAATAGTTCAATTTTTGGAGTAG